In Erigeron canadensis isolate Cc75 chromosome 7, C_canadensis_v1, whole genome shotgun sequence, one DNA window encodes the following:
- the LOC122606937 gene encoding trihelix transcription factor DF1-like, whose protein sequence is MEGIQPSSGNDVVSAQPHQGNGGDDGSSGGGGGFSEEGGGDRSSSGNRWPKHETLALIKIRSEMDAAFRDSNLKGPLWDNVSRKLSELGIHRSAKKCREKFENVSKYHRRTKEGRSSKSDKIYRFSDQLQALESSTRGSFPPPPPPVVVKPLPVLVGMSNNATVPSTNTATGLDQNNVSPISVAAPAVMAVPPPPVMNHKRTFPFSQSNMSGSTNSAFSSDTSSDDEPPPKKRKWESFFEKLMKEVIKKQEELQLKFIDTLEKRERDRMAREEAWRALEIAKMNQEHERLVQERSIVAAKNAAFVTFLQKMTGQNTDAGKLISDELREKLTDLLSPPQPLSPPIKVIPQQQIYQTSLATQQTPTPPTPTPPPPPPTQQTLPPQPSVAVQPSVVKPLYNGGSGEASMLSPSPSRWPKAEISALITLRTQLDMKYQENVPKGPLWEEISLGMRSLGYNRNAKRCKEKWENINKYYKKMKEGNKKRSEDSKTCPYFDQLDAIYKEKSTPIVAQPENQWPPATMVQEKPTSTPQQQWQLPTVVQETPKQPSSVADMVDQGSMSDEDDYDDDDEDGDDGYEDEDKEDEGNGYEIVANASKVSSMAAV, encoded by the exons atGGAAGGAATTCAACCCTCCTCTGGCAACGACGTCGTTTCAGCTCAACCCCATCAAGGGAATGGGGGAGATGACGGCAGcagcggcggcggcggcgggtTTAGTGAAGAAGGTGGTGGTGACCGGAGCTCTAGCGGAAACAGGTGGCCGAAACATGAAACATTGGCTTTGATTAAAATCCGGTCAGAAATGGATGCAGCTTTTCGTGATTCTAATCTTAAAGGTCCTCTATGGGATAATGTTTCCAg GAAATTATCCGAGCTAGGAATTCATCGAAGTGCCAAGAAATGCAGGGAGAAATTTGAGAACGTGTCTAAGTATCATCGACGAACGAAAGAAGGGAGGTCGTCAAAATCTGATAAAATCTACCGGTTTTCTGATCAATTGCAAGCTTTGGAGTCGAGCACTCGTGGTTCATTTCCTCCCCCTCCGCCTCCTGTTGTTGTGAAACCTCTGCCGGTGTTGGTGGGAATGTCTAATAATGCTACTGTCCCGTCAACTAATACTGCAACTGGATTGGATCAGAACAACGTGAGTCCAATCTCGGTTGCAGCACCGGCAGTGATGGCAGTGCCGCCACCACCAGTGATGAATCATAAAAGGACTTTCCCTTTTTCACAATCGAACATGTCAGGATCGACAAATTCGGCTTTCTCGTCGGATACCTCATCGGATGATGAGCCACCACCAAAGAAGAGAAAATGGGAGAGTTTCTTTGAGAAGTTGATGAAGGAAGTGATCAAGAAGCAAGAAGAACTACAATTGAAATTTATTGATACCCTCGAGAAAAGGGAGAGAGATCGAATGGCCAGAGAGGAGGCCTGGAGAGCCCTTGAGATTGCAAAGATGAATCAAGAACACGAGCGGTTAGTTCAAGAAAGATCCATTGTGGCTGCCAAAAATGCTGCTTTTGTCACATTTCTGCAAAAGATGACTGGACAGAACACTGATGCGGGCAAACTGATCAGTGACGAACTTAGAGAAAAGCTAACAG ATCTTCTGTCTCCGCCACAGCCACTATCGCCACCAATCAAGGTCATACCGCAGCAACAAATTTACCAAACATCACTAGCCACTCAAcaaacaccaacaccaccaacaccaacaccaccaccaccaccaccaactcAACAAACGTTACCTCCACAACCATCGGTGGCTGTACAGCCATCGGTGGTAAAGCCTCTTTACAATGGTGGCAGTGGAGAAGCGAGCATGCTATCACCAAGTCCATCACGGTGGCCGAAAGCCGAGATAAGTGCATTGATTACTCTACGAACGCAACTAGACATGAAATATCAAGAAAATGTCCCAAAGGGGCCGTTATGGGAGGAAATATCATTGGGGATGAGGAGCCTTGGTTACAACAGAAATGCCAAAAGGTGCAAAGAAAAATGGGAGAACATTAACAAATACtacaagaaaatgaaagaaggCAATAAAAAGAGATCAGAGGATTCAAAAACATGCCCTTATTTTGACCAACTTGATGCTATTTACAAAGAGAAATCCACTCCAATAGTAGCACAACCCGAAAACCAATGGCCACCAGCAACCATGGTGCAAGAAAAACCAACATCAACACCGCAACAGCAATGGCAGCTTCCGACTGTTGTCCAAGAAACGCCCAAGCAACCGTCGTCTGTTGCAGACATGGTTGATCAAGGGAGTATGAGTGATGAAGATGATTATGACGATGACGACGAGGATGGCGATGATGGTTACGAGGATGAAGATAAGGAAGATGAAGGTAATGGATACGAGATTGTTGCCAATGCAAGCAAGGTATCTTCTATGGCTGCTGTCTAA